CAGCATCAAGGTCCAGGTAGTCGGTAACCCGTTCTCCAGAGAGGTAGAGCGCACAATAAAAACGCCCCTTTCTGGCATCGATAAGCGGTAAGACTGCCGTGGCAATATCTTTTTTGCCCCAGGCCATGGCATCGAGGGTGGAAACCGAAACGAGGGGAACATGTGCTCCCACAGCTATCCCTTTTGCGGTCGCCATGCCGATACGTAGACCAGTAAAGGACCCGGGACCCCTGGAGGTGACAATGAGGTCGAGCTTGTCGGCGGAGAGTTCTTCCTTCTTAAGCATCTCGTCGATTTCCGGCATGAGCCGTTCCGCGTGGTGAAGGGCACCGTCTATGACAAGGTTTC
The window above is part of the Sediminispirochaeta bajacaliforniensis DSM 16054 genome. Proteins encoded here:
- the tsaB gene encoding tRNA (adenosine(37)-N6)-threonylcarbamoyltransferase complex dimerization subunit type 1 TsaB; translated protein: MNILAFDTSGEVLSVRLETSRTIRNLVIDGALHHAERLMPEIDEMLKKEELSADKLDLIVTSRGPGSFTGLRIGMATAKGIAVGAHVPLVSVSTLDAMAWGKKDIATAVLPLIDARKGRFYCALYLSGERVTDYLDLDAEEIQAIIRERMEKRESELLLTGPGADLFLEQISSSPLWMLDPYRREGVGLALARCGENHYNQRGADKEGTGPFYLRQSEAELSRKK